The proteins below come from a single Procambarus clarkii isolate CNS0578487 chromosome 44, FALCON_Pclarkii_2.0, whole genome shotgun sequence genomic window:
- the LOC123745229 gene encoding TATA-binding protein-associated factor 2N, translated as MTSLQMRVACLLVVVASVVVADDDQDASNSTVVDTQGAGAPQGRSGGVGQQDTRFLDLGSLVGGVLSGGRNSNFGGNGFGGSQFGDGFGGRPFGGGFGSRPIGGFGGRPFVSGFGGRPNGGGFGGRPFRPGFGGQPGGFGGQPGGFGGQPGGFGGQPGGFGGQPGGFGGQPGGFGGQPGGFGGQSGGFGGQPGGFGGQPGGFGGQLGGFGGRPGGFGGAGFNQFGGGFNNQFGGGLNSQFGTDLNSNNVGIGGQVGSKPGQCPPVRQGCPPTRSFQAPLPCESDSACSGLDKCCFDICLQLEVCKPSQANTGFGR; from the coding sequence ATGACTTCGTTACAGATGAGGGTAGCGTgtttgctggttgtggtggctaGTGTTGTTGTGGCGGATGACGACCAGGATGCATCGAACAGCACCGTCGTGGACACTCAGGGCGCAGGCGCCCCCCAGGGACGGTCAGGCGGGGTTGGACAACAAGACACCAGATTTTTGGACCTAGGCTCCCTCGTAGGAGGAGTTCTATCAGGCGGCCGAAATTCTAACTTTGGTGGAAATGGCTTCGGCGGAAGTCAATTCGGTGATGGTTTCGGCGGCCGTCCGTTTGGGGGTGGATTCGGCAGCAGACCAATTGGAGGTTTCGGTGGGCGTCCATTTGTGAGTGGCTTTGGCGGGCGTCCAAATGGGGGCGGATTCGGTGGACGTCCCTTTAGACCTGGCTTTGGTGGACAACCCGGCGGTTTTGGTGGACAACCCGGCGGTTTTGGTGGACAGCCTGGCGGCTTTGGTGGACAACCTGGTGGCTTTGGTGGACAACCCGGAGGCTTTGGTGGTCAGCCTGGCGGTTTTGGTGGACAACCTGGCGGCTTTGGTGGACAATCCGGCGGCTTTGGTGGGCAACCTGGCGGCTTCGGTGGACAGCCTGGTGGGTTTGGAGGACAACTCGGAGGCTTTGGCGGACGGCCAGGAGGCTTCGGTGGTGCTGGTTTCAACCAGTTTGGTGGCGGCTTCAACAACCAATTTGGGGGTGGTTTGAATAGTCAGTTCGGTACTGACTTGAATAGCAATAATGTTGGCATCGGAGGCCAGGTCGGAAGTAAGCCTGGCCAGTGCCCGCCTGTACGTCAAGGGTGTCCCCCCACCAGGAGCTTCCAGGCCCCACTGCCTTGTGAAAGCGACAGTGCTTGCAGCGGCCTCGATAAGTGCTGCTTCGACATCTGCCTGCAGCTGGAGGTGTGCAAACCCTCACAAGCCAACACCGGATTTGGCAGGTGA